The following proteins come from a genomic window of Nitrospira sp.:
- a CDS encoding Outer membrane protein H precursor, with protein sequence MVRCNGNRWKQSAKRIEWAVMSAAVIIMLGFSGCAGGGGKIDAKIGVINSQRLLNETSAGKKAKENLTAFSKNRQALMELEEKELRRMEEDFIKQSSVLSPAAKRDREEQFRRRMQEYQQKASELNREVQEKQKDVLEGFRDKIEMIVAKVAKRLGLQVVVDKSKGGPTIYHEEGLDISGPVIEEFNREYP encoded by the coding sequence GTGGTACGTTGCAATGGGAATCGGTGGAAACAATCGGCGAAACGGATCGAATGGGCGGTGATGTCGGCTGCGGTCATCATCATGCTGGGTTTCAGCGGATGTGCCGGAGGCGGTGGCAAAATCGACGCAAAAATCGGGGTGATCAATTCACAGCGCTTGCTCAACGAGACGAGCGCGGGAAAGAAGGCCAAAGAGAACCTGACCGCCTTTTCGAAAAATCGGCAGGCGCTGATGGAATTGGAGGAAAAGGAGCTGCGGAGGATGGAGGAAGACTTTATCAAGCAGTCTTCCGTCCTGAGCCCTGCCGCGAAACGAGATCGGGAAGAACAGTTTCGCCGGCGCATGCAGGAGTATCAACAAAAGGCCTCGGAATTGAACCGGGAAGTCCAAGAAAAGCAAAAAGACGTTCTGGAAGGGTTTCGCGACAAGATCGAAATGATCGTCGCAAAGGTCGCCAAGCGTCTCGGGTTGCAGGTTGTCGTTGATAAGAGCAAGGGTGGTCCGACCATCTACCATGAAGAGGGTCTGGATATTTCAGGACCGGTCATAGAGGAGTTCAACCGCGAATATCCGTAG